The Oncorhynchus gorbuscha isolate QuinsamMale2020 ecotype Even-year linkage group LG08, OgorEven_v1.0, whole genome shotgun sequence DNA window tgtaaagttggctagctagctggttacttataaatagtttttaaaaataattttaaaaatatatttatttacttgAAAAAGTACTCCCACTGCTTCCATTTTCTTGGTCCTTCGAAAAATGAAATATTGCGCAATTTTCCCTATGCTTCAGGGGGTAGCAAATGCAGTGAGCCATGTGGGTGATTGGAGGATACAGGGCAacaaagttccaccagactgacGCTGGTCTTCCAACATGGCGCCTGGTGTGGTTGCTAGTCTATTTGTGATGCAACTGCGAAGCCTCTATAACTATGCCATATACTCAGATGTGTGAGATTATGGGCATTTAGCCTTAGTCTTTTTGCTGTCTAAGTAAATGTATTGGTTTTCAAATAAATTATTTCTTTCAACTATTTTTCTTCACTTGTTTCATTATTTTGTAAATAATATCTGGATTCAGTGTTCTCATGACTAGCACTGTAAAATTAATGGCACCTCTTTTTGCACCTGATCCTCCGACTCTATCTGAACTGTTACTGCGCCTCACCAAGTAAAAAGGCTGCCGGGTCCTCTAATTTAACAACTTCTTCATCTAATCACCTGAATCTTCACAGAGCACTTGGCTGATTTTATACTATCCGCGCTGTATTCTGTGTTGTTGCTCCCATATTGATGCGGTAAGCTATTTGAGGAGCAGGTGTTAGGAGGAAGACATATTTGAAGGAGATTTGTGCTGACATACCTGGCCATCCATGCAAGGGAGAGCTGACTAGGACTGACAATatacacacaacatgcacacacgcacacaagaaAAGCAAGAGAgggaaacaaacagagagagagagagggtgggggagaggaaagagagaggggggtggagagagagagatgagatgagaaacaaagcacacacacacttacttagaAATCAGTTTATCAGCCGTGTACCCAATGAGAACCTACAAATGGAGTCCTCTCCTTGCCATTGTCCTGAGTAAATATCTACTCTCCTGGGACAAAGGCTGGGATGTTTGCCCGTCCAGAAAAATGAGCAGTTTCAACAACAATAACACCCCCCGGTCATATTAGGGCCCAGGAAGCAAAGTGTTTGCACTTCAAATGTTCTGCCCTACTGCTTTAATCTGTTTCTCATTTCGACTTCAATTCTATCCAATCTGCAGCAAGTTAGGCTTTCATCAGTGGAAGACGTGACTCCCCACTGGGcgaaaactggttgaatcaacattgttatACGTCATTTCAAACCCCAGAAAATCAATGTtatgacgttgaatcaatgtggaaaactgattgaatttgcaaaaagtcatcaacataaggGAATTTCATCTTTTAACCAAAATGATATGGTGACatatttttgttgatttcacgttgaattcatgttagttgtcaactcaaccaaatgtaaatcaaaactgatgtctgtgcccagtgggtcagTTCTGCTCCCCTCTCTTTACTGTACTGAGAGACTCTCTGTAGTCGTCTTAGGTGAGTCCTCCTTTTGAGACTTATCCCTTCAAAGTGTTATCTAGCTCAGAGTTTTGGTCCTACATGAGTTTACATACAAAGATGGTCTATCATTTATTTTACACGCATAACATAATACCATAGTGCTTGTTCCATATAACATCTGTCTAACAATATTTGCTCAAATTGAATTATTGCTAGTACAATCTGGAACAGTGATAATATCCAGATGTTTACACTTTATTACCCTGCATTTTTGATGTGATATTTTGGTGATATTATTTTATCTCTACTGCACATGGCAGGATCAATCATTTTCCCCGACTGCAGTTATCATAATGTGGGGATGAAAAAGCCACAGTCATGTTTCATTTCCCTCCTGTCACACAATGAGTGACTCAGATGCTATACAGAGTAGAGGCCATCCATTGATTTATCTGGAAAACTCTGCAGTCATTGGGTGGCAGTGGTGTGggtatgggagtgtgtgtgtttcaggtgggAGCAGGGTTGCTGCCcgcacacacatagaaacacacacacacaatcagtgaGGTTCTCCCATGACTTTCTGTCACAGCAGCCCTGCCTgtcaccatggcaacccccaAAGCTAATGTCGTCTGACTGGAGAATAGACATAGGGCCCGAGGAGACATTTGCTTTGACATACAcggatgcatgcacacacatacacgctcacacgcaagcacacacacacgcaaaaacaCACGCAAagacacatgcgcacacacgcacacccgcacgcacgcacacacacgtgcaaaccaagagagacgcacacagaaacacactaaCGTTCACATATTCCTAAAGGAGCACACTGTTTCTGAATAAAAAACAGCCACCACTTGCAGTTGTAACAGTGCTGGCTTTAATCCAGACAAAGTCTATTAAAATGTTCTGTAGTGAAATTGTGCTCTGGGCTCCAAAAActccaaaaacaaaaacaaaaaactccAAAAAGTATATTGTAGCGACCCTAACCCAACACCTAGTGACCTCACAAAGATCTCTTGGTGTAATTTCTAAGGTGTTGGATTAACAGTCACTGGACCTGGGTTTGAGTCCCGGCAGGGGCTATACCCCAAATTTGTTACACTATTAAAACATGTCGCTAGAATAACACACTTCATTCAAATCCACCGCCAAAATATGGAACCTGGTTTCTAAAAACAAAAAAACGACGCAATAGGACCCTGGCCATTTCTGAGGACATAGCTGGAGATCTCCAGTCCTGTCTGTTGTCAATCATAGCTTCGGCATACAGAGACAGTATGGAAGAAAAGAGACATAGCCAGATGCTACACCACATCACTGGTActacatgtacactgagtgtagaaaacattaagaacactttcctaatattgagttgcgcccTCCCCTTTTTccgtcagaacagcctcagttcggactctacaaggtgttgaaagtgttccacagggatgctggcccgtgttgactccaatgcttcccacagttgcgtcaagttggctggatgtcctttgggtggtggactgttCTTGAttcacatgggaaactgtttGGCATGAAAAACagagcagcattgcagttcttgacacaaacctggcaccttctaccataccccattcaaaggcacttaaatattttgtcttgcccattcaccctctgacacaatccatgtctcaactgtttCAAAgcttcctccccttcatctaccctgattgaagtggatttaacaggttacatcaataagggatcatagcttttagctggattcacctggtcagtctatgtcatggaaagagcatgttttgtacactcagtgtacatcccCAGAACCCCATGTACTTCACCCGCCCCCCTACTCTGCTGAAGTGGTTGTTTGTGGTTTTAGAATGAAAGCAACCTATTTCAGTAAGATATTTTTATTTTAGAATGAATGTTTGAAGAAAAACAAAGGATATGGGAGAGTGCTGTTTCATCTTCCAATGTCTAATGCTGTTGGGCAAATACTGCAGTTTTGTGAGCCATGGGCTATAGCTGTGCAGCTATAAATATTTTCCCTTGGTGACATTTTGCAGTTGAAGGGAACATAAACAGGTTTGTATTGAtctggacagatagagagagggagagactattGATTTTTGCTTGGGACAACGCTCTCTTCTTCACTGGTTAGCCGTCAGTATCCAATGTGCTTCTGGTCAAATTAATAAATAGAATAATGAGTTTAAAAAAAGAGAAAATTAATAAAACTAAAAGGATAAGAAATAAACAGATCTTGGAATTATCAGGAATAAACAGCCTTGGACAGCATAAAACACATTTTGTTTAAGTGAAACTGAAGAAAATGGACACGTTGATGCATTTAATTCCTTCCCAGCTGTAACAGGGCGGTGGAAATGACGCAGTGCGGGACATGGAGGTTTCACAGCCAAtcaaatggagaggagagataaataATGTCCACACATCCTGAGGAGGGAGTCTTAACTGAGAAAGGAAATATCAGGGCATGTTAAATCATGAAGGCCATTGTATGCAAAAGCATTTATTCTCTGAAAAActtctgtgtgtttgtttgtttgtgtgtgtgtgcgcgtgagtgGATGTAAGCGTGCATGTTTCAAAATTGAGTCACGCTGAGCTATCACTATAAAATGAGCTCATAAAGGAGACATTTCGATCTCTGGTCACGTTACTTTCACATCATGTAAATGATTCCCCACTGGGTGAAGATGTGTTCCATAATAAACAGAATTATTGTCTAAACTACTACGAGCAtgacaattttcttgtttttgaaCATTAAAGTAAACTGCATGATTGATTAATTTCTAATCTAATTTTTGATTGGAGTCGTCCTTGATGTCTCCGGTGTGGGAGTTTATCCTTTGAAATGTAATGAGGCCCCTGGACGAAAAATAAAAAAGCGTATTTTGTTTCTTAATGATGAAATAACCGCACAAATCCCTCCTGTTGGCCTGGCTCCAAACTGAATCATCAGATTTTCTGAGGCATAGGGTTGAATTTATGGTGCAATCTGTGATTTcaccattttttaaaaacttttaaaTGAATGACGTATACTgtacattgattcttgaagaatataacttataaatgcctcatgaacaACTCCCTCATAAACCCAAATATAAGTGTGTATAACTCcgttgtttgtaaacaatgtaactGTAAACAAACACAGTATAGCTTCAAAGAAATAGTGAAAACTATCAGGCTAATTGCAACCATTATGGGCCTAACGTATTACAGCAAGTTCCTCTCTTGTTAAACTGTCAACACGGGCTATGACCAGCCACACAGCTGATGTCAGTTGCAACCATTAGGCCTATTGGCCACCGTATTACCATTCCCACCAAAGCCTAGAAAGTGTTCATTTAAAACCTGCTAATTGAGCAGACTAAGAACAGATGTATAGCATCTATTTGATAGTCATTCTGTAAAACTAAAATAAAGTATTTCCTCGTTTACCACTAAAATCTACTGTGGCAATATACCCTACACATTGTATTAATTGAAAACTCATGTTGTTTAGCCTATACATTCTGTAGGTCTAATATATTTCATTCAAATTGCACAAAAATTGTGTTCTATGTTGACATCAAACATTTGATGACGTATACTCCATTattacaagcatacaagtatttgaCATGCATTTATTACAGGCCTTTGATGATTTTCGATGTTCCTAATGTTCGTTATTTAAGTGGTAGCGTAAATAGAGAACCTAGACGCAGAACCTAGAATCAGTTGTCTGGTGCCAGAAGCCATAACAATGAGAGATCAGTTCATCTACTCGTAAATTGTTATGTGTTTTTTTCATTGGAATCAAGACTATTTTAGCAAGCAGATGCATGTCATTTCCCATTACTATTGTTTTATGAAAACCAGCGCTAATACACTGCAGTTCAAGTTGTTTGTTGTCATTTTGATGCTGATCAAATGGTTAATGgatacatgtacagtatgtatatgcAACATAGATTAAATACTCAAATATTAGATTCAAGTTTAGCAAAATCACACCATTTCTCCAGTTAGTATTAATTGGGACAATCAGTATTCAAAAGAGTATTTGGGCACCCACTCTTGCTCTGATGCAAATTATTCATTAATAGTCACCAAAGTTTCGGAAGCTGCCTTCCTCAGGGTGTCATTACCAACCCATAAGAAATGGATTAACATTAGGAAATTAAAAACATGACATTTCAAATTCATATGTTTAGAATTCCAAAGCTGATTTGCATTCTCTCTCAAGGTGAGCATGTAGGCCTGAGTACCATTGCCATGGCAGCAGATGGGTCATTACCATACCTCAGTAGCTCACCTTCACCACACATCCCTGATGACCTTACACTGTCTTTAACACCTTTACATACCtttcacactcatacacacagcgAATGTTTACTCACACTGAATAACACAATCAGTGTGTCGATGCGTTTCTGAGTGTAagtgtgtctctatctgtgtgtgtgcacgtgtgtgtgtgtgcacgtgtgtgtgtgtgcacgtgtgtgtgtgtgcacgtgtgtgtgtgtgtgtgtgtgtgtgtgtgtgtgtgtgcgtgcgtgcgtgcgtgcgtgcgtgcgtgcgtgcgtgcgcgtgcgtgcgcgcgtgcgtgcgtgcgtgcgtgtgtgtgtgtgtgtgtgtgtgtgtgtgtgtgtgtgtgtgtgcggacacatacagtgcattcgggaggttttcagaccccttgactttttccacattttgttacgtttcagccttatttgaaaatggattaaattgtttttttcccctcatcaatctacacacaatacccaataatggcaaagcaaaaacaggtttttagaaaatgttgctaaTTTATTATAATAAAAATGGAAATATTACATGTatgtaagtatttagaccctttactcagtactttgttgaagcaactttggcagcaattacagcctcaagtcttcttgggtataactcTTCTTCTTGGGTATAACAAGCTTCGGGATCCAAttattaaaaaacatttttttagaataaggctgtaaagtaacaaaatttGAAAAAGTCCAAGTGtcttaatactttctgaatgcactgttggTGCATGCATGTGTGGGTGCATGCTTGCAtgtgacagagagcgagagacaagaCTATGCAACCACATTTCGAATTAGCCTCATTGTAAGGGTATACTGGGAAAGTTGGTTTTCGTGTTTACCTTTCTCACGGTGTTAGTAAAATATATGCAAATATGCAAATGTTTATGAAAGAGGCAAGGAAGAGGAAACAAATAATATTTACTATATTTTAAAGTGACCTAATCATTTTTCCACTGttacacttaaatattttgtgtaAAACACAGTTTAATTACTTTTTTTCTGGATTATACTGACCTTTGCTTGATTATGTAAATGCAGGTATGACACTGCTACAAAGAGCTTCATTCAGGATAACAAATTAAATTAGGTAATATCATTAATACCACTACAGCAGGAGGAAGAGAATGTGCTCTTAAACATAATTAACTTCAATTTTCAGCCATTCAACATCCACAGACCAGGATGCATCCCCAGAGAAATTCCTTCACCACAGATAAATACACAACTTGTCTGGTGTTCACGCTCCACACGGCCCCCAAAAAAACTCATCTTCCTATTTCCACTGTAAAATATCTTCTTGACAAATCTTCACATAATATTTCTTCTAGAGGTATTTACTACGCTATAACCTAATATCAAGTCGTTAGGTTGTTTCTAATAAATTTGTCATACCCAGCCAGATGATGAGGTTTTGCCTCATCAACTGCAAAATCAATGACACGctttctccttcctctatctGTTTCCAAGCATATCAAATTGATATTATCTTCCACCAACATTTTATCAGAATGTTTTCAGTGGTGCTTTTCATAACACCTAATCCTATGAAACAAGGTAACTCCCATAACCCTGGCAGGCTTACTCCGCGGTCCTGTTTACTAAGGATCTAAACACATCCAAAATATACAGGAGTCTTTCCAACACACAGCAGCAGTATCCTAGCCTCACtgtgaaattgttgtatgtttgGGTACTTGGAAACATAGAATTTCCACTCAGCCAAACTACAACAAGTTTAATATAACCTACAGTAAGCTTAGAACATTTGTTTTAGTCATATTAGTGATAATTTGATCACTGATTTTAGAAGATTCAACAAGTAGAGTACAAACATTTGGATGAAAGGGATTTATTGACACATTTTCTATATCAAAATACAAGAAAAGTCTTTGAAATAATAAAACCTTTGCTCCGCAGATCATAAGGATCTCTACTTCCACATATTTCCTTTGTAATTCTCAGAAAAAAAGCAAAACAGTTGATCAATAAAGAGGCCTACATCATCCAGAGATTCAGAAACAGTAGAAGTCAACGTCCTGCAAGAGAGAACAAATGTAACAATGATCAAAACTACAACAATAAGTAATACTTCAGGATCTGTTGATTACCTGTGAGAATGTAGCTACTGAGCGAGAATGAGTGGAGACAAACAACATGTTGTGGTAGCTATAGTGTTGAATGCGTGGAAGTTGAGGTAATACTCACGGCCGTAGGGATCGCCACAGTATCAGTATCCTTCTTAAACTTGGTAGTCTCCTTCACCAGGTTGCTGGGGAAGTAGCCGAGGATGCCCATTTGGTCCACATAACGCTCACTGTAAACCTGCCAGAGAGAGGAACATGGTGCTAGATAGATGTGCTCAAGTGTTTCACCATGACAGAAACATTCAAATCTAGGGAGCAGGTTTAGGAAGAGCAGAATAGATGCATTTGTGTGATCGAGTCATATATCTGTGAGTTTCTGCCCAAATCTCACACATTCCACAACTCAAAATGATTGAATAATGTGACAGGCACAGCAAAATGCACCTCAAAAGGTATGAACCTCACGACCAACAAGATGGAGCATAGAATCACCTGATTTGATTGGTACATTGATCACATGGAATAATTTCCCTACGGTCTTTACATTTCAACATGAATTGACAAAAAACGGTTTGGGATGAACCATTTTCTAAAAGCATATTGTGAACAGTAATGAAAATGTTTCTGTAACTCTGGAAACAAACCCATCATCACAGAACATACACTTCCAGACCAGAAGACTCCAGTGCCCTCCTCTGGTGTGAGTTTGGAGTACACATAGATCATCTGGTCCTTCCTGATGTTGATGAATCTGCAGTCAGGAGCGGTGAAGTCATCCAGAGCCACGGCCATAGAGAGAGCATCTGAGAGGGAACAACAACACAATCAACATGAAAGCAAATTACCGACAGTATATCAAATAAGAAAAAACATTGACTGTGCACTCTTTTTGTCAAATCACATATAAAGCCAGTATTGACTCGATTGGTTGATGGGTGCATGGTATTGTCACACACCTCAAAAAATGCAGAATGTCTGAATAGAGAACCCAAATCCATACTCTCCAAAAATGGTCTTCAGATCGGTAAGGTGCATAAAATCTACTGTACTCACATGAGCATTCCTCATCTGCACAGATTTTGCTGTTTGCCAGTTTGTCCATAAGAACAGCATTGGTGGTGGTCTGGCACAGAAATCCCAAAGAGAGGAGCAGAAGAGCGAAATGCAGTGGATCGTTCATCCTGAAGATGGTGAGAaagtgaatgtactgtatgtatgtgtgtgagtgagtgcgaaataactcactactgtaaactTCCACACACTTCTTATCCTATGTCTGGATGGGCAGAACCCTTTCATCACAGGAATTCTGACCAATCAGAGTTGACCGGCTCCACATTCCACATTcctaaaagaaaaagaaaaaaagtggCTGCAAGTTTTATGGGAAAAACAAAAGCCCTGCAGTGAGCTCTTATCAAAAACAGACATGGATATTTGTATGTTTTCTTGTTTTTTCTTTTGTGTTTGGCAACATGCAGCTGCCATAAACAGGTATATCCTCAGTGCTTTATAGAACATTTGAGTTTTGAGTATGATTCAACCACATCCACTTGATTTCTCCAGAGTTCCATAAGAAACAGATAGATAATATCTGTGAATTCTCCTTCTCCGCATTCTGTTCCTCCTCTAAATCCGGGGGTGTTAAATAACACCTAATCTGAGATGCACCTAATCTGAGATGCACCTaatctgagatgcagtgctttagaccgctgcgccaataGGGAGCCCcctagtggcgcagcggtctaaggcactgcatctcagtgctagaggcatcactacagaccctggtttgattccaggctgtgagtcccatagggtggtgcacaatggGCCCAGcattgttagggtttggccggtgtaggctgtcattataaataagactttgttcttaacttacttgcctggttaaatcaaAAATGTAATTCAGGACATTACTGTGTTTAGGGAATATATTCCACTAGTTCCATTTAGGCTAACAGGTTTTTGTTTTTCCGACTACACCTTGGTGATATCCTAGCAGGAGCCTACAAAAGATGGGCCCTGTCTTCAGGTTTTACCTACATGGCAGCTGGAAATGGTGTCAGTAAAACTGGATTGATCATGCGTTCTAAAAACTGGTTCTTAAATTCTTAAATACCAGCATACAACTGGGGAAAATGAACTTGAACGCACCTTTAAAATAgtaattactagtgggaaacTTGTCCATCATCTCTGAACTCTGACGTCACATACTAAGGAAATTACCTTGATTACCAgttaaatgcaacaacaaaacattatttataaaGACAATCTATTCATGTGGATTATTACCTCTTAATTTGTTAATGAGCATAAtagctgtacttttagtttatggttgacgCAGCTTGTTTGCCGTTAGCCAATCGTAGATCTCTATGAGTTTAAAGCACGTGAATGCACACAACTGTTAACAATATTGTTTTCAGAGCCTCTCACTTGTTTTGAGCAAAAGCACTAGGTTCAATCTATATGGTCGAAGATCTGCGTTATAGTGCGATTGAAATGTAAAGGTTATTTTCATTAGAGCcaacatatgcagcgtttaccgtgaatgcagtctctgcgAATGCAGGAACATCGCCTTTAAAATTCAATCACGCTATTGCGTGGATCTTCCCGCGATacggattgaatctaggcctacaTTTTATCTGCGGTTATGTCACAGATGTGACTTAttgtcacaacttccgccgaagttggtgcctctccttgtttgggcggcgttcggcggtcgtcgtcaccggctttctagctgccaccgatctacGTTTctcttccatttgttttgtcttgattgtacTGTCATGgcgttggcctggggggtaggtttatgacagtcataaatatcccccccctttttcctctctctaccctactgaggttacatttgcaaaacccttggctAACATAGAGATtcagggaacatcagaaggtggggggaaattaactaaaTTCTGGTcatccgaacaattgaacatatgtggtggtactaaatgaatatgatgtcagtttagttgtcatctgagacattctcatcaatgataagatgacataaactctacagtgaaaagtctacacatcagagttatcggattcacatggaattgttgttcaattgaaATGTCTGAATATGAAATGATTTGTGacgggatgaaatgtgattttagcttctaaaatttgagatttgggttttcataagatagggctctgctcaatcagtggcccgcccctgtgaagggacatgggctataaaacttttataggacgacggtcctatgtcagaatggttcagataataactacagaacgaagccaacatcagcgtgagctttggttgcgaatggtatgaactttgaactcttattcactacagaagtgatacctcctagccgttgagttagcaacagcagatgcaaacaagggttaggaaggaacagacataGTATTCtgtctatcacacaacgacgttactacaacgtatccaattgatcaccagagacattcttcaaaggactcggttgggcaacacggccttccatctaccaccaacctaccgaagcgcagctcagagtaaatttTTATTAGAGGTCTGTGCGAGGAGGTGCAGATGGAACTGGCCTGTCGTGACAATAACCTCACCCTGGACTCACTCATTGCGATGGCCATCCATCTGGATAACCTTCATCCGGGAGCATCGGCATTCTCATCGCTTCTCTCCCTCCGGCGAGCACTCGGGATCAgagcctcttctcctcttcttttccGGTTCAAAGTCTCGACTGTCAGCCATTAGGATCTGGAACCATCAGACACATCACTCAACCACTCACCCTCACGATGGAGTCCAATCACCAGGAGAACATCCTCTTCATCACCAGTGCACCAGTTCACAAAATCATCCTCGGCCTCACTTGTCTCCAACGCCATGGCCCTACCATCTCATGGTCGAGGATGAGAATCAGACTGGTCACCTGAATGCCGGAGGACCTGCTTCCCTGTCCCCTGTGGTTCCACGTCAGTTGAGAGTCCTGTGGTTGCCCTTCAGCCCAACATCCCAGAGGAATACCAGGACCTAAGGGAGGTATTCTCCAAGACCCGCgttacctgtctctctcctcatcgCCCCTGGGACTGTGTCATCGACCTGTTTTCCGGTGCTACACCTTATCGCAGATGCATCTACCCTCTGTCTGTGGCTGAGACCCAGGCCATGGAGGATTATATTCAAGAGGCCCTCCAATAGGGTTTCATCCGCACATCCACGTCCCTGCGCCGGCTGAATTCTTCTTCATGGCCAAGAAGGAGGGAGGATTATGCCCTTATATCAATTATCGAGGACTCAATGACATCACCACAAAGTATCAGTACCCTCTTGTGCCACTGAGAAGCACAAGTTCTTCACCAAATTAGACCTGCGGAGTGCCTACAATCTCATCTGCATCCGGGAGGGGAatgagtggaagacggcgttcAGCCAAAGGTTATGTCCTTTGGCTTAGCCAATGCTCCGTCAGTTTTTCAGGAATTAATCAACAAGGTGTTCAGGGACATGCACGGACATCAGGTGATTGTATACATCGATTACATCCTGATCTTCTCGACCTACCTGGAAGATCACAACACCCCCGTTCGAGCAGTCCTGGAATGCCTCTTCGCCAGTCACCTGTTTGTCAAGGCGGAAAAGTGCCAATTCCATCAGAGGGCTGTATGCTTCTTGGGTTACCAAATCAGCCCACAGGGAATGAAGAtacaggacaagaaggtagatgcGATGAGGTCATGGCCAGTCCCAACCACCATCAAGGGGTTACAAGGGTTTTTGGGGTTTGACAACTTCAACCGCCTCTTCATCTGGAACTTCAGTGCTGTCGCCGCCCCACTCACCTCCCTCCTCAAGGGTGGGCCTCGTAGGTTGGTGTGGTCTCCAGCAGCCGACGAGGCCTTTTGTATCCTCCCACCTCCGCAGAGAGGAATTACGACATCTGCGATTGGGAGCTCCTGGTGGTGAAGTTGGCATTggaggagtggagacactggctggagGGTGCTAAGGAACCATTCGTCATCCTCACTGACCATCGGAACCTAGAGTACATATGGACAGCAAGGAGACTGAATCCGTGCCAAGCCAGGTGGGCACTTCTCTTCACCAAATTCGACTTCATGCTGACCTATCGCCCAGGTTCTAAGAACATCAAGGCCGTTGCCCTGCCCCATATCTATGATTCGGGAGAGGTTCATGTCCATAGGGAacccataattccatcctcccgAGTCATAGGTCCAGTGGTTTGGGACGTAGATGTGGACATCCGGCAGGCTCTAGAGAGGGAGCTCTAATTGAAATTGTCCCCACGGGCGCATCTACGTTCCgacagggataagggatcggctgctgacctgggcacacacatctacgTTCCGACAGGGATAAGGGATTGGcagctgacctgggcacacaca harbors:
- the LOC124040770 gene encoding otoraplin-like, which gives rise to MNDPLHFALLLLSLGFLCQTTTNAVLMDKLANSKICADEECSYALSMAVALDDFTAPDCRFINIRKDQMIYVYSKLTPEEGTGVFWSGSVYSERYVDQMGILGYFPSNLVKETTKFKKDTDTVAIPTADVDFYCF